The window tgaaattttaccaaataattcatgcaaaattttgatagttaatcgcaaataaatccgTAAATAACGTACCTGCGAATTTATTttcgcagctaaattacctagggattttataAATCCACAGGTAATACCTACGAAGGTATTTTCTTTAGATTCTAATTGATAAGAAAATTCGTAGGTAATCAAATTACTTGAGAATTTTACCACATTATTCCTATGaaaatccccaaataataaaCATTTTTCTTGTAGCGTAATACGTAATATTATACATAATATTCTTACAATGTGTCCCACAGATCCATAAGACTTAAGCCCCGTGTATTGAACGTAATGCTTCATCCCATTCGAATGTTATGCTTCATCCCATACTACGTAAAACACATCACACCTTCAACTGTTAAAACACTGTTGCATATGGTAGTTTGACTGTCCTTACTAAACCTAATACTAACATGTAGAGTAATGAGATTCAAAGGAACGTAATCTGACTATATATACGTAATATGTATATTAAAAAACATGTTAATATATTGGGAGCCAAAATAAGTTTAATTAAACCGATAAATCAGGTCTAAATCACACTTGTTATTTATCGAGGTGTCCCCTAAGAAAGAAGGGAAAGAACGGAGCCCGAAATATTAGCGGAGTGGGCCGCGCATGCAGATGCACATTTTGTACGGGTTCGCGTGCCTTCAAGATTGTTTTGCTCCCTtccatctttatttatttatttttttattttaaaatatttaataatatttaattaatttataaaattaataaataattatttatttttattcattttattttaacattaaatataatttattatctaatataatttttaaaataataaatttattatattcaaagaatatttaaaataataaatttattatattcaaagaatattataGTAAACATACTTTGTTCATTTCTCACATTGTCACTTTTATTATAGTTCAATTTGCCGAATTTAATGTCaagttattattttatagttCCTTCATTTACTTTTGCTTCTCacttatttttcaattatattttattttattttttaattttaatatattaagaaaaaatattttttttctattttacacttattattaattattttttaaaattaattttaagacataatattaaacatcatttaatagaggtattatggtaaaataattttttcattaattattttttctaataattatgCAAATCAAAATGTGACGAGTAAAAGCAAATGAAGGAAGTACCTACTTTaccattaaataattattttcagtTATTTTTGTAATGAatcaaatgacttataataaataagattgatatgaaaaaactattttatttattatattttaagatCTTGTTAAATCAAACATGAACGAGTAAAAATGAATGAATGGAGTATTTCGTTTGCCTCAATTTAAGTGGCaacatttaaattataattatttttttatgttttaatcatgaatttgaacatgaaattcttcattttgataaaataatatatttaaaaatataagataaattataataattaataatttaatataaaaatatttatataaaataattatgatattttattctGAAAATCTAAAAAGGGACTCGTAAATAAAAATGGAGACTTGGAGTAGTACTTATAACAATTTTGTTTTCTCCGCAAAACGACAACTTTTAAAAGGTAAGTTAGCaacccataaaaataattaataaataagtaaTCCTTTTACCATTTATTTTCTGGTAGAACTTCTTCCTAAAAATTACTCCAATCAAAATCTCAAAAGTATAGTACacgtaataaaaataatgaaaaggaaaACCGGAGTCCGGAAGGGCTACAACTTACACTTAGTCCGTATATATATCAAgtcaatacatatatattatgggtttgaatttagaatttatattatttaatcataattaattaatatatattttacttaatttaattaattaaccataataaaaaatattaatttgatgtatACATCAAATGCGCGTAAATTTTTACCGTCCGGAAGCATGAATgccctttttattttgttttccacttctccttagtccttacttacAATATAAATTCTTAAATAGAAGGAAATTAATTGATATGCAGCGATAATAAATATTaagaatttatatcatatattagtATAGTTCAAtatgtataataatattttttttcttttagtttccCATCCGGTGTCTGGTACCCGCATTGAAGTccgactaattcggattcgcgttgggtagggccccattcgggggtagcgctcccaacagagttttctccatgctCAGGATCGAActctcgacctctggttaagggtggagcaacctcatccgctgcaccacaaccGGTAATATGTATAACAATTAATATATCTTATTTTTCAAGTCCTTGATTCTAACTAGATTTttttatgaatgaataatgattACGTGTAGTTTAGATGCAAGCTAAGCAGAAAAGAGGTGATTATACtgtgaaaataaaagaagatattttttgttaattatacGTAAGTTGGCGAATTTTTCAACATGAGATAATGGTTTACTACAATAACAAAGGGAGGTCAAAATTTACTTTATCACATATTCAAATCTTAGTTATGACACTATATTATTCTGGTAAATTCTCTTATATTCTGTTTAAGTTCTCTTATATAAATTTCTAGCTCAACTACTATGTAAAATGATCTCATAATTTATCATCTGATTAtgttataaataattatattatccaCACATAAAGATTAAACTCTGAATATATAACAATTTGGAGTGaaggtaaaataaaatactaacaaGAAGCTGACACAAAGAACATCTTGGGAAGTGAGAAAGAGAAGCACCTAAAGCAAAGAACTTTGAAACCCCAGAACCATGTGTAATTCTAATTCCTATCTGTCTTCAAACCCCaagtaaagaataacagaaatCAGAAACCCCACATCACCCCATCCCCACAAACAAAGCCCCTTATACTTCGTATCTCCATCTTAAAATCTAtccataatattaaaaattaagttaattttatttgtttaattttttttaaataatttattattttatttctattttaattttatattaaaaattattaatttcttaatatttaaataatttataattaattaaagatataacgaaaaaggctcaaaaatactcctgaactatctgaaatagctcaaaaatgctcctcattagatttttggctcaaaaatacctcccgttaaatatttttctcaaaaataccccttcctctaacggaattcggaaaagaatgaaaaatacccctgaactatctgatatgactcaaaaatacccctctattaaatatttggctcaaaaatatccctctccATAACAAAATTCCACCAAGTATGTCACCTAGATAAAAACAACTACGTGACTAtaccacattaccatccacatataaaatgttagtatttttttaattatatgacattcctttattctttatttttatttaaaaatggcAGTGAAAAGGACAAAATTTACAcggttttttaatttttaatcaaagtagacaaacgatggttacataatattttttttgaaaaaatttattaaatgtaaTATCGCTATTATCAAATTCATTTGATCATCTAAAAGAcaagttttttttcttgttaataagtttaaaagtgtgaaacccaacAAAAGAGTCTTATGAAACTGATAAACCCATTAATCATTAGGccagtataaaagttaaaattaagatttacttgtaaaagtaacaaatttcaaactaaacttcaaattagttactcaaaagatgtgtttggctttgctagcttttactcaaaatgcttatgttaaaatgatttaataaatacctcctctaatctaaaattaatgaatatttgaATGTGACATACATTTTCAAAAAGTTAACGaatgacataattaaataataatttatcaatattaagtatcattttacttTTTTGCAAACTTCTTCTAAAAGtaataagattattcatcaaaactgaatttagaaaaatgaattcatttcaaatgattaaacaagtgttaaaaggaatttatttattttgaaaaagaatttgcatgtagtaaattcaactcaattattagtacaaTAACATTTGCTAGCTAAGTTAAAATTTTAGCTCCTCATCCGAGTCAacatcagatcaagatcaagctgTTCCTCATCCCAAACgacaataacaagatgaaatttagaacttttaaaatactaatgaaaaggtgaaatctagaacttttaaaacactaatgaagtaattagcaaaagattgattttttttgttttttcggTTTCACTgctttgtaaaaaaataaaaataaaaataaagaagaaagaaatgtcatataattaaaaaatactaacattttacatgtgaaTGGTAATGCGGTATAgtcacacattttttttttttatctaggtggtaTGCTTGATGAAATTTCGttaaagggaggggtatttttgagccaaatatttaacagaggggtattgtTGAgccatttcaaatagtttagtggtttttttgatctttttccgaattccgttagagggaggaGTATTTTGAGCCAACTATTTaatgaaggggtatttttgagccaaaaatctaacgaggaacatttttaagctatttcagatagttcaagaatatttttaaacCTTTTTCGAAGATATAATAAAGCATAATTCAATGGCTTAAAATTGAGTGTttaaaaatgggtcaaaatcATAAGATTTTATTATACATGATCTTACAAAAACAACATCATATTATTATTGTTTCTTAAAAGGGTGTCTATTGAACatgtacaaataaaaatgaaccGAGAGTAAACATTATGCACTTATAAAATTTTGACATAGAAAAGCTAAAGTTTAGTCTTTGTATCGGAGATCGGAAACACTCCTCACACCACCCCTTCCCCACACCAAACCCCATCTCCAAGAAGCTCATTTCAGTCTCTCTCTCcactcaattaattttttcttcattttcatcaagaaaagaaaattaaaaaatttctaatTAGTACATGTCTTGATCACAACTGAATACAGTAGTATTTATTTGGCCACTGCCCACATGGAGTTAAGTTGAAACTCTAAAAACAGGTGCACAACCCATTCTTATACATTTTAAAATTAGCTCATGCCTGGGAGTTGCTGTTAGTCAGACAAAGAGTCAGTATTTAGAAGAAGAGAAATtccattataatttttttcttcttcttgagtTTTGAGAATTCTTGGGAATAGTGAAAATAGTCATGAACATGTTGTACCAGGCTTTGGGTTAATTTCTTGAATTGTAGTATTAGTTAATTGTGTGCTGGAAATTATGGATTTGGTGGGAGTTGTGCTCCCATTGGCAAGTAGTAGTGAAGAAAATAATTGTTGTTCTCTTCATCATTACACAACAAGACAATGTCGATGTTGTACTACAACACAACAAGGAGGACAAATAGAGGAGGAAGAATTACAAGAAGAAACAAGAAACCACAATTCCACAACCATTCATGTTATGGCTTCTAGTTATTCCAAGATTTCACCAatcatttctatttttgttttcttcctcttctttatcTTCTCTGTTTGTCCTGCTTTGTCACTAGAAACACAACAATTCAACCTAGCCAATCAAACTTTTAAGCCTAGTGATGAGGTTCACAATACGAAAATCATTAAATcacatctcatgaaaatcaataagCCTTCCCTCAAGACAATTCAGGTATTGACAACTCTTTTTTAATTCAAtcttttcaacttttttcttaGGGTCCTAATAATAACTCTCTGAATTGTGATGCAGAGTCCTGATGGAGATCTTATAGATTGTGTATTATCTCATCAACAACCAGCTTTTGATCACCCTCAGTTAAAGGGCCAAAAACCATTGGTAAACCAATCATAATTCCTCATTTTTTAACATAGTAAAAATTATTCGGTATTCAAAATTCACTAACTCGACTAATTTGAATTTCCACTGTATCAAACCCATAATTAAATGGTTTTGTTTCTCAATTTTAGGGTCCGGAATCTTCTTTTCTTATAGCTCGgcttctttctcttttcctttaaACACTTTCTATCCGGAGTTTCTCCCGTCCTAGACTCGAACTTATTTGCTTGAGTCATTTTCTCTGCCCTTCTTATTTTGAAAAGCAGGAATACCTTACCTTCTTGAACCTTGGAGAAGGGAGAACGAATGTCATTCATCTCAATACATTAAGACGTtgtattaaaaatttcaaaattgtcTTATATTATAGGAACCAGCTGAGAGGCCAAAATCAGGACACAAGACAAATTCAATggagtttgaaaattttcaactttgGAGCATGTCTGGAGAAACATGTCCGGAAGGAACAATTCCTGTACGAAGAACAAAAGAACAAGACATTCTAAGAGCTAGTTCTATTCGAAGATTTGGTAGAAAACTTAGAAGACCAGTTCGTAGAGACACCACTAGTAATGGCCATGAGGTTTGTTTTTCCTAAAcatgtttttctttattatcgaATGGGCGTTCGAGTAAGTGGTAGTTGCCGCCATGTGTCCATGAGCTCACAGGTTCAAATCGTGGAAATATGTAAGATAAGGCTTCACATACAATAGATTCTTGTGATCCGATCCTTTCATAGACCCCACGCATAGCATAAGTTTTGATGCACCGGGCTGTCTTTCGTTTTTTCGTggatttatttgatatcaaactATTTcttttttgagaataaaatttcAAGAACTTTAAGTGAATTTGTTGTGAATAGTTACAATAACATATTTTTCTGATCAAATGTTATGtcaggttactatatttggttcATGCCGGCTTTCATGTTTTCTTTATCCCTTTTCAATATTTAGTTTCActaatttcctaaggtctttacTTTGTCAATCTCCATTCATCTTTTTCTACATTCAAATAATTGTCCCATAAACTTCATcatcaaaaatcaagaattgcAATTTTAAAATACCCCATCTATTTCTCCtcacaaaataaaatacttaaaatatatttcaaaaaaaaaaaaaatcttcttaagCAATTAATaagccttaattttttttattttttctccctcttaacatttttttctttctttttttttttttgaaaaaaacagCATGCAGTAGGATATGTAACTGGAGATCAGTATTATGGAGCAAAAGCAAGTATAAATGTGTGGGCACCTAAAGTTACAAACCAATATGAATTCAGTTTATCACAAATGTGGGTTATTTCTGGTTCATTTGGTGATGATCTGAATACCATTGAAGCTGGTTGGCAGGcatgttattagttatttttcACTTTTATGTTATGTGCACGGGCAatataattcttttatattattaagttgatcaacaaaaataaaaaatttcttgtaTCATATAATAACACGAAAAATATTTAACAGCTTCTTTTCCTAATTCtattttgacaattttttctCAGGTAAATAAATTACACTAATGCAAACTTAATGTTCAACTAAAATATGgttaactttgaatttttttttcttttttcttttgtgaaaAGAAAATTGTAGTAGAAAAAATTTGTCTCTAGAAAAACTAGTCATTTACATTATGACCCTTACATatcatgatttaatttcaaaagattgttaaattagaaaaaaagaacTAGTCATTGTTGAGTAATAACTattatacatttattattttaataagtaaattaatTCCCCTATAATAGTCCCTCCAATAAGATCATGTTCAAACTGTGGTATCACTCCTAGCTCAATTTCATTTCTTGATATTCACTCTTATGTGTAAGATTTTATTAAGTACttttaaggggtcatttggtataGGATAAGATGGGATATGTTAGAATTAAGCTTGGGATaagatttaattttatattgtgtTTGGTAAATGTTGTATATAATTTTGGGGATATCCCATTTTTTCTCATCTAGCTATATCATTATATGAATGAATTAGTCCTTAGTGTAGGGATTATAATCTCAAGAATATTATTTCAGAATAATTTAGTCCACGTTCCAAAcgacttcttaaaatatatgttgtGTATCAAGTCAAGCAAGAAGGAAGCGACACTTTTCACAATGGAATCACCCTTGATTATTAGCATTATAGTAAAGCAGCGTATCATGATGTCGGTGTATGAGATTATTATAGTAGATTATTGTACACATTACTATTTTTTAGTAATTTGATGGAAAACGCGGTTTCATGGATTTAAATGTGACATGTACTGAAAGTGAGGATGGTACTCGATCAATAGAGCGAACCATTTTCTTTAGTGTCATTTAAAGCATGCCATTAAATTTCTAGCTACCTTTCAATATCAACAAATCTTTTTCTGCAATGCTGCATAATAGAATTTAGATAGctaaattatttcactttaattaTTACAGGTAAGCCCAGAGCTATATGGGGACAATTATCCAAGGTTCTTCACCTACTGGACTGTAAGTTTTAATTTGTCCTtatgataattaattagaaattaaagtgaaagtatttatttatttatttgtttttatgatttttttcagaGTGATGCATATCAAGCCACAGGATGTTACAATTTGCTGTGTTCAGGATTTGTTCAGACAAATAATAAAATTGCAATTGGGGCAGCAATTTCTCCAACATCCTCTTATAATGGTGGCCAATATGATATTAGCATCATGATTTGGAAGGTAATTACATTTCTCTGTAGAGcaaatgaaaaaaagaatagGAGGGGAGGGGGAATACGTTACACATTGCAATATATAGGCCAAAtaacttcttttatttattttttattgcatggGGCTTCTAAGTCGTGGTAAAGGAAAGATTGAAAAacccatttctttctttttttattaccctttttttttttttttttgtatgtataagATCGAATTCATTAGATTTTTTAAACGAATAgtactttcttcattttaaaataagTGTTATCTtgacataatatttttatttcaaaataagtgtTATCTTAGAAATTCAAGACACATTCTTTTATGCCATTTTCTTAATAGTGTTCGATTTTcaagatatatttatttaataataataatttaataaactacacattgtattcattaatttcatataTAAAGAACATGATATTTGCTAGAGTTATACTTATTTTGGCAGGGAGGAAGTAATACTAAGGCTAGCCAACTTAATTAGCTTAATTTGTTCACTTGTCCAGAAGCTCAATGTTTAAAAAGGCTTCATTTGGCCGGTCATGCTGATTCAAAAATGATTATTAATCATTTCATAGACGTTTCATTAaccaaaaacaaaagaaatataaatattggttaaaataaaagaatggaaaagggaaaaagaaaaagcaaTTGATATGAATTTACATCATGCTTGTaggtgtgtatgtatatatacctatGGGGGAATCTTAAAGTTTCATTCAtcgtataattttttttgtcagtGGAAATAATCATTTTGTTTGTGCtttaattcccccccccccccccccccccactttgTAAGATTCTCTTGACTCTTCTTTCCCAAACAAAAGCTAAGCCTTCTCTGACCCATCAACTTGttattatttttcactttagAATTAGCTCTCAAAATCTCATCCTTTGACTTAAAATGTATCTTTTAGTTAACCTTGCTTTAGCAATCAAATTAATTCCAAAAAGCTTTAAATTATAATGTGGCTGCAGCATGTTCTATTTTTAATATGAAATTGAACTTTAACATATCCCTTTCTTCTTTCTCTTGTTATATCACTACTAGAAAGCATAAATTTAGTTACGGAATTTTTCAGAAATTTCCAGCTAATCTGTCGCTAAAAAAATCCTTGTTGattgaatttttgtattattcGTCACTAATTCGTAGCTAAATGATATTAGGATGGGACTTTTGTTGTTTAGCTGTGGATTTTTTTCCGGCACTAATCCTTGTTTTCTAGCAGTGTTAATAAAATGTAAACAATTCAGCCTCTTTATATGTTCTCAAAAT of the Capsicum annuum cultivar UCD-10X-F1 chromosome 11, UCD10Xv1.1, whole genome shotgun sequence genome contains:
- the LOC107848232 gene encoding uncharacterized protein LOC107848232, with product MDLVGVVLPLASSSEENNCCSLHHYTTRQCRCCTTTQQGGQIEEEELQEETRNHNSTTIHVMASSYSKISPIISIFVFFLFFIFSVCPALSLETQQFNLANQTFKPSDEVHNTKIIKSHLMKINKPSLKTIQSPDGDLIDCVLSHQQPAFDHPQLKGQKPLEPAERPKSGHKTNSMEFENFQLWSMSGETCPEGTIPVRRTKEQDILRASSIRRFGRKLRRPVRRDTTSNGHEHAVGYVTGDQYYGAKASINVWAPKVTNQYEFSLSQMWVISGSFGDDLNTIEAGWQVSPELYGDNYPRFFTYWTSDAYQATGCYNLLCSGFVQTNNKIAIGAAISPTSSYNGGQYDISIMIWKDPKHGHWWLEFGSGVLVGYWPSFLFTHLRGSASMIQFGGEIVNSRGNGFHTSTQMGSGHFAGEGFGKASYFRNLQVVDWDNSLIPLSNLKVLADHSNCYDIQGGINRVWGNYFYYGGPGRNQRCP